The window GCGCCGCCGCTCCTCGGCCACCTGCGCCTGGATGGCGGCGGGGTCGGCGGAGCTGAAGGCGGGGAGCCCGGCCGCCGTGTGCAGCGCGTTGATGATGTCCACCGCGGCCTGCCCGCCCTGCACCTCGGCGGCGATGAGCTGCGCCTCCCTGCCGGTGGCGATGGGGATGCCGCTGGTGAGGCCGGCGTACTTGTTCTGGATCCAGATCTGCTGGCCGTCGGTGGCCTTCTTGCCCGTGTCGGCCACGCGCACGCGCGGGTCCGCCACGCCGCCGAAGGCGAGGCCGCGGAACGCCGGGTCCACCGTCACGTTCTGCGAGGTGTTGTTCTGCGAGAACACGCGGTTCTCGCGCCGCGACGAGGCGCTGGACGCGGTGGTGGAGCGTACGAACCCCGCGGGCACGCGCTGCGCGTCGGCCAGCGCAAGGGCCTTCTTCGACGCGTCGTACTGCGACAGGTCCAGCCGCACGCGCGCCCGGCCCACGAGCGACATGTTCAGCAGCGACTGGTCGCCCGCCACCGTGGCGGCGTCGATCGCCTGGCCGAAGCGCTCCTCGGCCTGCTCCAGGATCTGCCGCGACGTCAGCTCGGGCCCCGTGTCGATGGCCGCGGTGCAGAACATCTCCCCCAGCAGAACGCGGCTGTAGGCCGAGTACGCGGCGGCCACGGCGATCAGCTCGGCGCGGCTGGTGCCGGCGGGCATCTGCGCGTCGGTCCAGCCCTGGAGCTTGGCGAGCGCATTGTCGGCGCTCCACCGCGCGGTGGCGATGGGGGTGTAGACACCCAGGTTCTCGCAGGTGGAGGTGCCGTAGCGTCCGTCGCTGGACTGCACGTTGCGGCGGTCGTACGGCCAGCGGTCGGCCGTCTGGGTGGCGTCGATCAGCTCGTCGGTCACCAGGCCGCCCATCACCACGAACGAGCCCAGGGCGCAGTCGAAGTCGGCCACGGCGCCGCTCACCAGCAGCGGCGCGTACGTCGGGTCGTCCAGAGAGTCGCCGGGCAGCCGGCC of the Longimicrobiaceae bacterium genome contains:
- a CDS encoding RagB/SusD family nutrient uptake outer membrane protein, with product MKPTSTQAEARARGRAVRTALAAFAAVSLAAAACNTLDDALNVDAPGRLPGDSLDDPTYAPLLVSGAVADFDCALGSFVVMGGLVTDELIDATQTADRWPYDRRNVQSSDGRYGTSTCENLGVYTPIATARWSADNALAKLQGWTDAQMPAGTSRAELIAVAAAYSAYSRVLLGEMFCTAAIDTGPELTSRQILEQAEERFGQAIDAATVAGDQSLLNMSLVGRARVRLDLSQYDASKKALALADAQRVPAGFVRSTTASSASSRRENRVFSQNNTSQNVTVDPAFRGLAFGGVADPRVRVADTGKKATDGQQIWIQNKYAGLTSGIPIATGREAQLIAAEVQGGQAAVDIINALHTAAGLPAFSSADPAAIQAQVAEERRRELFLQGNRLYDVNRLHVNLTPVAGTAYPKGGTYGTTVCLPVPDIERLNNPNFPRT